The following proteins are encoded in a genomic region of Macellibacteroides fermentans:
- a CDS encoding UvrD-helicase domain-containing protein, with translation MLTVYRASAGAGKTHKLTGEYLKLLFASPGAYRRILAVTFTNKATDEMKGRIVQELYTLSSGQKSDYVPVLSSRFGLDEAQVRAQARKVLIAILHDYSAFNISTIDRFFQQTMRAFTREIGLQGGYAIEMDQELVLTEAIDNLLAGLEKPENKELLGWLLRFASDKVEEGGGWNLRKDIAALSREVFKESYKAFSADVAKDIEDKAALESYKNHLFAIIRSVEAEARDLGRQGQAVLDQYGLQPSDFKGGSRSPLHYFAKLVAGEMKPPSDTFANLADNLEACFTAKTESGMRQIIGCAFDDGLNDCIKKINTLFGNLTNYYTAKEIVRYYYALGILNDIAVQIAEYREEKNVMLIADTTELLSKVVGGSEAPFIYEKTGTQVDHYMIDEFQDTSGMQWGNFLPLLQESLSHNRDNLIVGDVKQSIYRFRNSDWKLLDEQIRYDFSPEQLREETLKDNWRSCRCIVDFNNSLFTIAPALLQNLFNEALDGSSLSDVQKRRYCTKIMTAYDQSFQRVPLPFQNKEGHIRVEFISQEDQDWKEEAVDRLPGVLERLQDNGYSLKDIAVLVRTNREGAMVADSLLAYKEENPSDTYKYDIISDEALFISSSPAVRFLIALLRYLRNPGDRTNYRLALFAYTLAVPEADNASDGARDFIPLDEFPEELNRALHGLSNHSLYEMTEGLFRLFNDRFPDNEQVFVQALMDMVSEFTQRESVDISRFLQWWDDTGSRKTIATPDAQNAIRILTIHKSKGLGFKVVIVPFGDWEIDHKPSKQPVLWCHPDKTPFNQLHLVPVRYGSVLGNTIFADDYFNEKLHAFIDNLNTLYVAFTRSKEELIVFSPKPKKPEKISSMSDLLWNGLSTDGYDSTREGESLLPLASHFDSESAIFELGSWWHPEKKKNDDRPVTEIPMQRIHSVSPDERLQLRLHGKGFFFDNKERKHGTLMHEVLSRIHTKADIRQAVEGYRVSGVINREEADVLCGRLDALLDKQLVAGWYDGTARILNEVDILYGKGLAKRPDRVMIYDDQVVVVDYKFGQKESKTYISQMKEYVGLIRQMDYKQVTGYIWYVELDKIEAV, from the coding sequence ATGCTTACGGTATACAGAGCTTCTGCCGGAGCCGGAAAAACCCATAAACTTACGGGAGAGTATCTTAAATTACTCTTTGCATCGCCCGGTGCCTACCGGCGAATCCTGGCGGTTACCTTTACAAACAAGGCTACCGACGAGATGAAGGGGCGCATCGTTCAGGAACTTTATACCCTTTCCTCCGGACAGAAATCGGATTATGTGCCGGTGCTTTCCAGCCGGTTCGGACTGGATGAGGCACAGGTACGTGCCCAGGCGCGGAAGGTGTTGATTGCTATCCTGCACGATTATTCGGCTTTCAATATCAGTACGATCGACCGCTTCTTTCAGCAGACCATGCGGGCATTTACCCGCGAAATAGGTTTGCAGGGAGGATACGCCATCGAGATGGACCAGGAATTGGTACTTACCGAGGCGATTGACAACCTGTTGGCAGGACTCGAAAAGCCCGAAAATAAAGAATTATTGGGCTGGTTGCTTCGCTTTGCCTCTGATAAGGTGGAAGAGGGCGGCGGCTGGAACCTGCGGAAAGACATTGCGGCTCTTTCGCGCGAGGTGTTTAAGGAGAGTTACAAGGCTTTCAGTGCCGATGTGGCTAAAGATATCGAAGATAAAGCGGCGCTGGAATCCTACAAGAATCATCTGTTCGCCATTATCCGGTCCGTCGAGGCCGAAGCCCGCGATCTGGGCAGACAGGGACAGGCAGTGCTGGATCAATACGGATTGCAACCGTCCGATTTTAAAGGCGGCAGCCGGTCGCCGCTGCATTATTTTGCCAAACTGGTTGCCGGCGAAATGAAGCCCCCCAGCGATACGTTTGCTAATCTGGCCGATAATCTGGAGGCCTGCTTTACGGCGAAGACGGAGTCGGGGATGAGGCAGATCATCGGGTGTGCATTCGACGACGGACTGAATGACTGCATCAAAAAGATCAATACCCTTTTCGGGAATCTTACCAATTACTATACGGCAAAGGAGATTGTACGTTACTATTATGCATTGGGTATTCTCAATGATATCGCAGTGCAGATTGCCGAGTACCGCGAGGAGAAGAACGTGATGCTGATTGCCGATACCACCGAACTGCTATCCAAGGTGGTGGGGGGTAGCGAGGCTCCCTTTATTTATGAGAAAACCGGCACCCAGGTGGATCATTATATGATTGACGAGTTTCAGGATACATCGGGCATGCAGTGGGGAAACTTTCTGCCGTTATTACAGGAAAGCCTTTCGCACAACCGAGATAACTTGATTGTGGGGGATGTAAAACAAAGTATCTACCGGTTCCGTAATTCCGACTGGAAACTGCTGGATGAACAGATCCGCTACGATTTTTCTCCGGAACAACTTCGCGAAGAGACCCTCAAAGACAACTGGCGCAGCTGCCGTTGCATCGTGGATTTCAATAATTCCTTGTTTACAATTGCTCCGGCTTTGCTGCAGAATCTGTTTAATGAGGCCCTGGATGGCTCTTCGCTTTCGGATGTGCAGAAAAGGCGCTATTGCACCAAGATTATGACGGCTTACGATCAGTCTTTCCAGCGGGTGCCTCTTCCTTTTCAGAATAAAGAGGGACATATCCGGGTGGAGTTTATTTCGCAGGAGGATCAGGACTGGAAAGAGGAGGCGGTGGACCGTCTGCCCGGTGTGCTGGAGCGTTTGCAGGATAACGGGTATTCGCTTAAGGATATTGCGGTTCTGGTACGAACCAACCGCGAAGGGGCCATGGTGGCCGATTCGTTGCTGGCTTACAAGGAGGAGAATCCTTCGGATACATATAAATATGATATTATTTCGGACGAGGCCTTGTTTATCAGCAGCTCGCCGGCTGTGCGTTTCTTGATCGCACTGCTGCGTTACCTGCGCAACCCGGGCGACAGGACCAATTACAGGCTGGCGCTTTTTGCCTATACATTGGCTGTGCCCGAAGCTGACAATGCTTCCGATGGTGCACGTGATTTTATTCCTTTGGATGAATTTCCGGAGGAGCTGAACCGTGCGTTGCATGGGTTGAGCAATCATTCGCTCTATGAAATGACGGAAGGATTGTTCCGCTTGTTTAACGACCGCTTCCCCGATAACGAACAGGTTTTTGTACAGGCCCTGATGGACATGGTTTCCGAGTTCACTCAACGGGAGAGTGTAGATATTTCGCGCTTTCTGCAATGGTGGGACGATACGGGCAGCCGCAAGACCATTGCAACGCCCGATGCCCAGAATGCGATCCGGATTTTAACGATACATAAGTCGAAAGGACTGGGATTCAAAGTGGTGATTGTTCCCTTCGGCGACTGGGAGATAGATCATAAGCCCAGCAAGCAGCCTGTTTTGTGGTGCCATCCGGATAAGACTCCCTTTAATCAGCTGCATCTGGTGCCGGTACGTTACGGATCGGTGCTGGGGAATACGATATTTGCCGACGATTATTTCAACGAGAAGCTTCATGCGTTTATCGATAACCTGAATACGTTGTACGTGGCATTTACCCGGTCGAAGGAAGAACTTATCGTGTTTTCGCCAAAGCCTAAAAAGCCCGAAAAGATAAGTTCGATGTCGGATCTGTTGTGGAACGGGTTGTCCACCGACGGATACGACTCCACCCGCGAAGGGGAATCTTTGTTGCCTCTTGCTTCTCATTTCGACTCCGAATCGGCTATATTTGAATTGGGTTCGTGGTGGCATCCGGAAAAGAAAAAGAATGATGATAGACCGGTGACCGAAATACCGATGCAACGGATTCATTCGGTTTCGCCGGACGAACGGCTGCAGCTGCGTTTGCACGGAAAGGGTTTTTTCTTCGACAATAAGGAGCGCAAACACGGTACGCTGATGCACGAGGTGCTGAGCCGGATTCATACCAAGGCGGATATACGCCAGGCGGTGGAAGGATACCGGGTTTCGGGCGTGATAAACCGGGAAGAGGCCGATGTGCTTTGCGGACGTTTAGATGCGTTACTCGACAAGCAGCTGGTTGCCGGTTGGTACGACGGTACGGCCCGGATACTGAACGAAGTTGATATCCTGTATGGCAAAGGGTTGGCCAAGCGTCCGGACCGGGTGATGATATACGATGATCAGGTGGTGGTGGTGGATTATAAGTTTGGTCAGAAAGAAAGTAAAACGTATATTTCGCAGATGAAAGAGTATGTTGGGCTGATCCGTCAGATGGACTATAAACAGGTGACAGGATATATTTGGTATGTGGAATTGGATAAAATAGAGGCGGTGTAG
- a CDS encoding phosphatidylserine decarboxylase family protein, with product MKVHREGTGLLLTLFTIFFVLNVSLYYTSGKSTLFYTVSALSAIFFLLVLNFFRSPFRRFPYDSEGLVIAPADGTIVAIEEVMENEILHEKRLQISIFMSVFNVHANWFPVNGTVKHVSHNNGRFMAAYLPKSSTENERSAVVVTTKNGVDILARQIAGAMARRIVTYAKVGEKCHVDEQMGFIKFGSRVDVYLPLDSEVLIEMDQKVTGNQTPIARLHTRK from the coding sequence ATGAAAGTACACAGAGAAGGAACAGGGTTATTGCTAACATTATTTACGATTTTCTTCGTCTTGAACGTATCATTGTATTATACATCAGGCAAAAGCACACTTTTCTATACGGTAAGTGCCTTGTCTGCCATCTTTTTTCTGCTCGTCTTAAACTTTTTCAGAAGTCCTTTCCGTCGTTTTCCCTACGACTCGGAGGGTCTTGTAATCGCTCCTGCCGACGGTACGATTGTAGCCATCGAGGAGGTGATGGAAAACGAGATCCTTCACGAGAAGAGATTGCAGATTTCAATCTTCATGTCTGTATTTAATGTGCATGCCAACTGGTTCCCGGTAAATGGAACGGTAAAGCATGTATCTCATAACAATGGCCGTTTTATGGCGGCTTACCTACCCAAGAGCAGTACCGAGAACGAACGTTCTGCCGTGGTGGTGACAACCAAAAACGGGGTGGATATCCTGGCCCGCCAGATTGCCGGAGCCATGGCCCGACGCATTGTAACTTATGCCAAGGTGGGCGAGAAGTGCCATGTGGACGAACAGATGGGTTTCATCAAGTTTGGCTCGCGTGTGGATGTTTACCTTCCCCTGGATTCCGAAGTATTAATTGAGATGGACCAAAAGGTTACCGGAAATCAGACTCCGATTGCCCGTTTACATACTAGAAAATGA
- the pssA gene encoding CDP-diacylglycerol--serine O-phosphatidyltransferase, producing MNIAKYVPNTITCFNLVSGCAACVAALEGNLFLAAMFVILAAVFDFLDGFAARLMHAYSPIGKELDSLADVVSFGVAPGMVVFWLLSEVAPLLPFGSAAAVVPYWAFVIPAFSALRLAKFNIDDRQTTSFIGLPVPAHALFWVGAAYSVLPVLYTNPLLFTVLICVLALVTSLLLVSEIPMFALKITSLKWKGNELRYMLVVCAVVFVAAFGFLGLSGTILLYIVLSIFNKKK from the coding sequence ATGAATATAGCTAAGTACGTTCCGAATACAATTACCTGTTTTAATCTTGTTTCCGGTTGTGCAGCCTGTGTGGCAGCCCTGGAAGGTAATCTGTTTTTAGCAGCGATGTTTGTTATCCTTGCTGCCGTGTTCGACTTTCTGGATGGTTTTGCCGCACGACTGATGCATGCCTATTCTCCTATCGGTAAAGAATTGGATTCGCTGGCCGATGTGGTGAGCTTCGGAGTTGCCCCCGGGATGGTGGTGTTCTGGTTGCTCAGTGAAGTGGCTCCTCTGCTGCCTTTTGGCTCAGCTGCTGCCGTAGTTCCATACTGGGCGTTTGTTATTCCGGCATTCTCGGCCCTGCGCCTTGCCAAATTTAATATTGACGATCGTCAGACTACCTCCTTTATTGGTCTGCCGGTTCCGGCTCATGCTCTTTTCTGGGTGGGTGCAGCCTATTCGGTACTTCCGGTCCTGTATACCAATCCTCTTTTATTTACGGTACTGATCTGTGTACTTGCTCTGGTTACCTCGTTGTTGCTGGTGTCCGAAATTCCCATGTTCGCACTGAAAATCACATCTCTTAAATGGAAAGGGAACGAATTGCGTTACATGCTGGTGGTGTGTGCCGTAGTGTTTGTGGCAGCCTTCGGATTCCTGGGATTATCCGGAACAATTCTTTTATATATAGTATTGTCTATTTTTAACAAAAAGAAGTAA
- a CDS encoding DUF4834 family protein, with product MFKFLFLLFGFFLLLVLLLGFSVIRTFKRILFGAPKTETGRRHTNPTAGQQQSRAEEYAAAKKKLFTKDDGEYVDYEEVKE from the coding sequence ATGTTCAAATTTCTATTTTTACTTTTTGGTTTTTTCCTTTTGTTGGTCTTATTGCTGGGATTTTCTGTAATCAGAACATTTAAGCGTATCCTGTTCGGCGCACCTAAAACTGAAACCGGTCGCAGACACACCAACCCTACTGCCGGTCAGCAACAGTCACGTGCGGAAGAATATGCCGCAGCCAAGAAAAAGCTTTTTACCAAGGATGATGGTGAATATGTAGATTACGAAGAGGTTAAAGAATAA
- a CDS encoding nucleoside deaminase gives MNPFTDEYFMKQALVEARQAALEGEVPVGAVVVCNNKIIARAHNQTERLNDPTAHAEMLALTAATGVLGAKYLPECTLYVTVEPCIMCAGAIGWAQVSTIVYGASDEKRGFSLFAPKAMHPKAVVKKGILEMECAAEMISFFKKKR, from the coding sequence ATGAATCCATTTACAGACGAATATTTTATGAAACAGGCGCTGGTCGAGGCCAGGCAGGCTGCTCTGGAGGGCGAAGTACCGGTAGGCGCGGTTGTGGTATGCAACAACAAGATAATTGCACGGGCACACAATCAGACCGAACGGCTTAACGATCCAACGGCACATGCCGAAATGCTTGCGCTAACGGCAGCAACCGGGGTACTTGGAGCCAAATACCTTCCCGAATGTACCCTGTATGTTACAGTTGAACCTTGTATTATGTGTGCCGGAGCCATAGGTTGGGCGCAGGTAAGCACCATCGTGTATGGGGCATCCGACGAGAAACGGGGGTTTTCGCTTTTTGCTCCGAAGGCAATGCATCCCAAGGCTGTAGTGAAGAAAGGAATTCTGGAGATGGAATGCGCGGCAGAAATGATCTCTTTTTTTAAAAAGAAAAGGTGA
- a CDS encoding YraN family protein, whose protein sequence is MATHNITGKEGEAFARQYLEDKGYRILHCNWRYRHKELDIVASDGKELVVVEVKTRSDNYLVSPLESVDAAKIKCIVSAADVYARKFNVDLSIRFDIIAVVKYADGYRAEHIEDAFYAPLRK, encoded by the coding sequence ATGGCAACACATAATATAACAGGTAAAGAGGGTGAGGCATTCGCCCGGCAGTACCTCGAAGATAAAGGTTACCGTATTTTGCACTGCAACTGGAGGTACAGGCATAAGGAGCTGGATATTGTTGCCTCCGACGGGAAAGAGCTGGTGGTGGTAGAGGTGAAGACCCGCTCTGATAATTACCTGGTTTCGCCGCTGGAATCGGTGGATGCCGCCAAAATAAAATGTATTGTAAGCGCCGCGGATGTGTATGCCCGTAAATTTAACGTGGATCTGTCCATCCGTTTTGATATCATTGCCGTTGTTAAATATGCCGACGGTTACAGGGCAGAGCATATTGAAGATGCTTTTTACGCCCCGCTTCGTAAATAA
- a CDS encoding MmcQ/YjbR family DNA-binding protein has product MNIEDVRSYCLSLRGTTECFPFDDVSLVFKVENKMYLLLPLDADEPHVSLKCSTDYTEELRDRYQAVTPAFHFKKKYWNSIYLERDMEETEIKRWIHHSYREVIAKLPKSLREEYKENP; this is encoded by the coding sequence ATGAATATTGAAGATGTAAGAAGCTATTGTCTGTCGTTGAGAGGCACCACGGAGTGTTTCCCTTTCGATGATGTGTCGCTGGTTTTTAAAGTGGAGAACAAGATGTATCTGTTGCTTCCGCTGGATGCCGACGAGCCGCATGTTTCCCTGAAGTGTTCCACCGATTACACGGAGGAGCTGAGGGATCGCTACCAGGCTGTCACTCCTGCATTCCATTTCAAAAAGAAATACTGGAATTCCATTTATCTGGAGAGGGACATGGAGGAGACCGAAATCAAACGCTGGATTCATCATTCGTACCGCGAAGTAATTGCCAAATTACCTAAGTCGCTTAGGGAAGAATATAAAGAAAATCCTTGA
- a CDS encoding biotin--[acetyl-CoA-carboxylase] ligase, with protein sequence MSQITYLEETESTSKALRELMARGRVEEGAVVMAGFQTAGRGQVGNVWESEAGKNLTFSVVIYPETVPANRQFVLSQLTALSVKETLDAYTDGITVKWPNDIYWRDQKICGMLIENDLCGKTIYATIAGIGINLNQTVFRGDAPNPVSLCTITGLTYDPGEVLDRFLSIFYKWYLRLLKGEESLIRQSYEKVLYRKEGFYPYADEQGAFEARIKAIEPTGHLVLELRDGSERTYAFKEVSYVK encoded by the coding sequence ATGTCGCAAATAACGTATTTGGAAGAAACAGAGTCGACCTCCAAAGCCTTGCGTGAGCTGATGGCCCGGGGCCGCGTAGAAGAGGGAGCGGTTGTGATGGCCGGCTTTCAGACTGCCGGTCGGGGACAGGTAGGCAATGTGTGGGAGTCGGAAGCCGGTAAGAACCTAACCTTCAGTGTGGTTATTTATCCGGAAACAGTTCCGGCGAACCGTCAGTTTGTCTTATCGCAGCTCACCGCGCTGAGTGTGAAGGAGACGCTGGATGCTTATACCGACGGTATCACGGTTAAATGGCCGAATGATATCTACTGGCGGGATCAGAAGATCTGTGGTATGCTGATTGAGAACGATCTGTGCGGTAAAACCATCTATGCAACCATTGCCGGAATCGGCATCAACTTAAATCAGACTGTGTTTCGGGGAGACGCGCCAAATCCGGTTTCGCTGTGCACTATTACGGGGCTGACTTACGATCCGGGTGAGGTATTGGACCGCTTCCTTTCCATATTTTATAAATGGTACCTTCGGTTGCTTAAAGGCGAGGAGTCGCTGATACGGCAATCCTACGAAAAGGTGTTATACCGGAAGGAGGGCTTTTATCCGTATGCCGACGAGCAGGGTGCTTTTGAAGCCCGGATCAAAGCGATTGAGCCTACCGGACATCTGGTTCTGGAATTAAGGGATGGCAGCGAGCGGACGTATGCTTTCAAGGAGGTGAGCTATGTAAAATAG
- the pyrH gene encoding UMP kinase, with protein MAQYKRILLKLSGESLMGGKSYGIDETRLSEYAAQIKEIADMGIQVGIVIGGGNIFRGLSGASKGFDRVKGDQMGMLATVINSLALSSALVSMGAKANVLTAIRMEPIGEFYNKWRAIELLEKGHIVIMSAGTGNPFFTTDTGSSLRGIEIEADVMLKGTRVDGIYTADPEKDPTATKFSEITYDEIYTRGLKVMDLTATTMCKENNLPIIVFDMDTNGNLKKVMSGEPIGTLVHN; from the coding sequence ATGGCTCAATACAAAAGAATACTTTTAAAACTTAGCGGCGAATCGCTCATGGGTGGCAAATCGTATGGAATTGACGAGACACGCCTTTCCGAATATGCTGCGCAGATTAAAGAGATTGCCGATATGGGCATCCAGGTAGGTATTGTGATTGGCGGAGGGAACATCTTTCGCGGATTAAGCGGTGCTTCCAAGGGATTCGACCGGGTGAAGGGAGATCAGATGGGGATGCTTGCCACGGTCATCAATAGTCTGGCCTTAAGTTCTGCGCTGGTATCCATGGGGGCGAAAGCAAATGTGCTTACAGCGATTCGTATGGAACCTATCGGTGAGTTCTATAACAAATGGAGAGCCATCGAATTATTGGAAAAAGGACACATCGTTATTATGTCCGCCGGAACTGGAAATCCATTCTTCACCACCGATACCGGCTCGTCGTTACGAGGTATTGAAATTGAAGCCGATGTGATGCTGAAAGGAACCCGCGTGGATGGAATCTATACGGCAGATCCGGAAAAGGATCCTACGGCTACTAAGTTTTCTGAAATTACCTACGACGAAATTTATACCCGTGGATTGAAGGTGATGGACCTCACCGCTACCACCATGTGCAAGGAAAACAACTTGCCTATCATTGTGTTCGACATGGATACGAACGGCAATCTGAAAAAGGTGATGAGCGGGGAGCCGATTGGAACGCTGGTTCATAATTAA
- the frr gene encoding ribosome recycling factor yields MVDTKQFVKAAEEKMTFAIEYLDEQLAHIRAGKANPKILDGVRVPYYGSLVPLTNVASVNTPDAKTIVITPWEKPLIKEIEKAIMNSEVGITPENNGEIIRLGIPPLTEERRRQLAKQSKQEAETAKISVRNARRDAIDALKKAIKEGLPEDVEKDAEAEVQKIHDRYIKKIDDLYAAKEKEIMTV; encoded by the coding sequence ATGGTAGATACGAAACAGTTCGTAAAGGCAGCGGAAGAGAAAATGACATTCGCGATCGAATATCTCGATGAACAATTGGCTCATATTCGTGCCGGAAAGGCTAATCCCAAAATTTTGGACGGTGTACGTGTTCCCTATTACGGAAGTCTGGTGCCACTTACCAATGTTGCATCGGTAAACACACCGGATGCAAAGACCATTGTGATCACCCCGTGGGAAAAGCCGCTTATCAAAGAAATTGAAAAGGCAATTATGAACTCTGAAGTAGGGATTACTCCCGAAAACAACGGAGAGATAATTCGTCTTGGAATTCCACCGTTAACGGAGGAACGTCGCCGACAGCTTGCCAAGCAATCCAAACAGGAGGCAGAAACTGCCAAGATCAGCGTGCGTAATGCCCGCCGCGATGCCATTGATGCATTGAAGAAAGCCATCAAAGAGGGCTTGCCCGAAGATGTTGAAAAGGACGCGGAAGCAGAGGTTCAGAAGATTCATGATAGATATATCAAGAAAATAGATGATCTTTACGCAGCTAAAGAAAAAGAAATTATGACTGTATAA
- the rsgA gene encoding ribosome small subunit-dependent GTPase A, translated as MKGLVIKNTGSWYSVRTDDGRTIESKIKGNFRLKDIRSTNPVSVGDRVDIDINNEGTAFITEIEDRKNYIVRRASNLSKQSHIIAANLDQAMLIVTVNYPITTTVFIDRFLATAEAYRVPVKLIFNKIDRYHADDQEYMEALIHLYTTIGYPCSKICAKKEIGLDELREELKGKITLLSGHSGVGKSTLINKLLPGVNLKTGDISEYHNKGMHTTTFSEMIELPDGGFIIDTPGIKGFGTIEMEDAEISHYFPEIFKHSDKCRFGNCSHRHEPGCAVIEAVENHYISESRYRSYLSILTDKGESKYREDF; from the coding sequence ATGAAAGGATTGGTTATTAAGAATACAGGTAGCTGGTATTCGGTTCGTACGGACGACGGTCGGACAATCGAAAGCAAAATTAAAGGGAATTTCAGACTGAAGGATATCCGTAGTACGAATCCTGTGTCTGTGGGCGACCGCGTGGATATCGATATTAATAACGAAGGAACTGCCTTTATTACGGAGATCGAAGACCGCAAGAACTACATCGTCCGTCGTGCGTCCAACCTGTCTAAGCAGTCGCATATCATTGCCGCGAATCTGGATCAGGCGATGTTGATTGTTACCGTCAACTACCCCATAACCACCACTGTATTTATAGACCGTTTTCTGGCAACAGCCGAGGCCTACCGCGTGCCTGTAAAGCTAATATTTAATAAAATAGACCGGTATCATGCCGATGACCAGGAGTATATGGAGGCGTTGATCCATCTGTATACCACCATTGGCTATCCTTGTTCCAAGATCTGTGCCAAGAAGGAGATCGGTCTCGACGAGCTGCGTGAGGAGCTGAAGGGGAAGATCACCTTGCTTTCAGGTCATTCGGGTGTGGGAAAATCTACGCTGATTAATAAACTGCTGCCGGGGGTAAACCTCAAAACCGGTGATATTTCAGAGTATCACAACAAAGGGATGCATACAACCACCTTCTCTGAGATGATCGAACTGCCTGACGGCGGCTTTATAATTGATACTCCGGGGATCAAAGGTTTCGGTACCATCGAGATGGAAGACGCGGAGATTTCACACTATTTCCCCGAAATATTCAAACACAGCGACAAGTGTCGTTTCGGCAACTGCTCGCACCGGCACGAACCGGGTTGTGCGGTTATCGAGGCGGTAGAAAATCATTACATCAGCGAATCACGTTACCGTAGTTACCTGAGTATCCTTACCGACAAGGGAGAAAGTAAATACCGGGAGGATTTTTAA
- the dgt gene encoding dGTP triphosphohydrolase: MNWNQLLSDKRFGMEEYHDRKHDRTDFQRDYDRLIFSAPFRRLQNKTQVFPLPGNIFVHNRLTHSLEVSCVGRSMGNNVARGLMNKYPDQSASFFEIGSIVAAACLAHDMGNPPFGHSGERAISSYFMEGNGKNLEMKVRDEGGRWEDFIHFEGNANAIRLLTNQFIGRRKGGFAMTYSTLASIVKYPYSSELSGTKGKFGYFQSEEETYNQIANELGIHTLQENPSRYVRYPLVYLVEAADDICYQIMDIEDAFKLRLLTCEETIGLLLNFFDDEKLPHIKRIMDMVDDVNEKIAYLRSSIIGLLVDECSRVFLENEEELLEGTFNTTLIKQVNPKAKEAYARCSETAFRKIYKAKEVLDIELAGYRIFGYLIDSLTEAVMNQERAYSKLLLKRIPEQYNINATTTYGKIQCVLDYISGMTDVYALDLYRKITGMSLPAV; the protein is encoded by the coding sequence ATGAACTGGAACCAATTATTGTCCGACAAACGTTTCGGAATGGAAGAATACCACGACAGGAAGCACGATAGAACGGACTTTCAGAGGGATTACGACCGGCTGATATTTTCGGCCCCATTCCGCCGGTTACAGAATAAGACGCAGGTATTTCCGCTGCCGGGCAATATATTTGTACACAACCGCCTTACCCACAGTCTGGAGGTTTCCTGTGTTGGCAGATCCATGGGAAACAACGTTGCCCGCGGCTTGATGAACAAATATCCCGATCAGAGTGCCTCCTTTTTCGAAATAGGATCTATTGTGGCGGCCGCCTGCCTGGCGCACGACATGGGCAATCCTCCCTTCGGGCATTCGGGGGAAAGAGCTATCTCCTCCTACTTTATGGAAGGAAACGGGAAAAATCTTGAAATGAAGGTACGCGACGAGGGTGGCCGATGGGAAGACTTTATCCATTTCGAGGGCAATGCCAATGCCATCAGGTTGCTTACCAACCAGTTTATCGGACGCAGAAAAGGCGGGTTTGCGATGACCTACAGCACGCTTGCCTCCATTGTAAAATATCCCTATTCGTCGGAATTGTCCGGAACAAAGGGTAAATTCGGTTACTTTCAGTCGGAAGAAGAAACCTATAACCAAATCGCCAACGAACTGGGCATTCACACCCTGCAGGAAAACCCATCCAGGTACGTACGTTACCCGCTTGTGTATCTGGTTGAAGCGGCCGATGATATCTGCTACCAGATTATGGATATCGAAGATGCCTTCAAGCTGAGACTTCTCACCTGCGAAGAAACCATCGGGCTGCTGCTGAACTTTTTCGACGACGAGAAACTACCGCACATCAAGCGGATCATGGATATGGTTGACGATGTGAATGAAAAGATAGCCTACCTGCGCTCCAGCATCATCGGACTATTGGTAGACGAATGTTCGCGTGTATTTCTGGAAAACGAGGAAGAGTTGCTGGAAGGAACATTCAACACCACCCTGATCAAACAGGTAAACCCCAAAGCAAAAGAGGCCTATGCCCGTTGTTCGGAAACAGCTTTCAGAAAAATATACAAGGCGAAAGAGGTACTCGACATCGAATTGGCCGGTTACCGCATATTCGGGTACCTGATAGACAGTCTAACAGAGGCTGTGATGAACCAGGAAAGGGCCTACAGCAAGCTGTTGCTGAAGAGAATCCCGGAGCAATACAACATCAACGCCACTACTACCTACGGTAAGATACAGTGCGTACTCGATTACATATCGGGGATGACCGATGTATATGCCCTTGATTTGTACAGAAAGATTACAGGAATGAGTCTGCCGGCGGTTTAA